From Alteromonas australica, one genomic window encodes:
- a CDS encoding alginate lyase family protein — protein MKTILSTVLLTFFFLIFVLPITSYAKNTVNPSILNTHIELERLRFVNQTQDGSVKRALRQLYSSQYADIERPYKALEVVEIAARESTPHEEQFKGDAHSARAYALMWRITQEKAYREKALEIIKGWAFTFKDFKVIKGYRPQKYLESAWVIPIWISALDMLNRNAEGWSATDEKQFESFITKLHRYSRKAHRDNNWGTSAMLADISYAVYMQDDQLYYQQLKKFRYYLAKLTNPNGTLNADYLSDPWHPQYTIIGLLHTAEVADNQGDRLFNITFPNEKVPRLQKVLAHFTSLFTGELENPKGLKKGNYKGAHNNKQGYQIAFNAYSKGKFEQPWVKQLVDSWNPSNTSPLFMMWDRITHAPEIVGSNMLNNEKLVIDN, from the coding sequence ATGAAAACGATCTTATCGACTGTATTGCTCACTTTTTTCTTCCTCATTTTCGTATTGCCCATCACGTCATACGCAAAAAACACAGTTAATCCATCAATACTAAATACGCATATAGAATTAGAGCGATTGCGCTTTGTGAATCAAACTCAAGATGGTTCGGTAAAACGAGCTTTACGTCAGCTTTATTCTTCGCAGTATGCAGATATTGAACGCCCATATAAAGCATTGGAAGTAGTTGAAATAGCTGCAAGAGAAAGCACTCCTCACGAAGAACAATTCAAAGGAGATGCACACTCGGCAAGAGCGTATGCACTGATGTGGCGCATTACTCAGGAGAAAGCCTACAGAGAGAAGGCTTTAGAAATAATTAAAGGCTGGGCCTTCACCTTCAAAGATTTTAAGGTTATTAAGGGGTACCGACCCCAGAAGTATTTAGAAAGCGCTTGGGTAATACCTATATGGATATCCGCGTTAGATATGTTGAATAGAAACGCTGAAGGTTGGTCGGCGACTGACGAAAAGCAATTTGAAAGTTTTATTACTAAGTTACATAGATATTCCCGTAAGGCTCATCGAGACAATAACTGGGGAACATCAGCAATGTTAGCTGACATTTCATATGCTGTTTATATGCAAGATGACCAACTCTATTATCAGCAGCTTAAAAAGTTTCGCTACTATTTGGCTAAACTTACAAATCCGAATGGTACATTAAATGCCGATTACTTATCTGACCCCTGGCACCCTCAATATACTATCATAGGTCTACTTCATACTGCTGAAGTAGCCGATAATCAGGGAGATCGCCTTTTTAACATCACCTTCCCGAACGAAAAAGTACCAAGACTACAAAAAGTCCTTGCGCATTTTACGTCACTTTTCACTGGTGAATTAGAAAACCCTAAGGGTTTGAAAAAGGGCAATTACAAAGGGGCCCATAACAATAAACAAGGTTATCAAATAGCTTTTAATGCATATTCAAAAGGTAAATTTGAGCAGCCTTGGGTGAAGCAGTTAGTAGATAGCTGGAATCCTAGCAATACATCGCCATTGTTTATGATGTGGGATAGAATTACCCATGCTCCAGAAATTGTTGGAAGTAACATGCTAAACAACGAAAAGCTTGTTATAGATAATTAG
- a CDS encoding glycosyltransferase: protein MSIYSLHEKGLLDVKETGNATVSPDLTLAFAFDRGYAECFKVMLASMAEHGVLCRNPIVIYTDDEQLANDPIVAMAADRISVLAGDRKSMLYTLAKDNVKRPERANWNRGTFLKWCIFEKQETSKLLFLDVDMLTLGSLKGLLDAYPNTPLVTCPQFQQSIRTENTDAQLKSMLEGNFDNKHKNRINSGVMLVNSELLNHEFFNEITQFASERISIHEQGLLSEYFTKNRNMLGMASSRYNYQDSYLRMASESVYTDILANISVIHYAGSVKPWMDTSKPVETMPSISIWQHYKKLASNVL from the coding sequence ATGTCTATATACTCTCTTCACGAGAAAGGTCTTCTTGACGTAAAAGAAACAGGGAACGCGACAGTTTCACCCGATTTAACTTTGGCATTTGCATTTGACCGTGGCTATGCAGAATGCTTCAAAGTCATGCTAGCTAGCATGGCAGAGCATGGCGTACTGTGTAGAAATCCTATTGTAATCTATACGGATGATGAGCAGCTAGCGAACGACCCAATAGTGGCCATGGCAGCAGATAGAATTAGTGTTCTCGCTGGTGACAGAAAAAGCATGTTATACACCCTTGCAAAGGATAATGTTAAACGGCCTGAAAGAGCCAATTGGAATAGAGGCACTTTTCTAAAATGGTGTATTTTCGAAAAACAAGAGACGAGTAAGTTACTTTTCCTTGACGTGGATATGCTGACACTAGGCTCGCTTAAGGGTTTATTAGATGCATACCCAAACACTCCTCTCGTCACCTGCCCACAGTTTCAGCAGTCTATTCGCACTGAAAATACAGACGCACAACTGAAAAGCATGCTTGAAGGTAACTTTGATAATAAACATAAAAATAGAATTAACTCCGGCGTAATGCTTGTGAATTCAGAATTACTAAACCATGAGTTTTTTAATGAAATTACACAATTTGCTTCTGAGAGAATATCAATACATGAGCAAGGCCTTTTAAGCGAATACTTTACTAAAAATAGAAATATGCTTGGCATGGCCTCGTCGCGTTACAACTATCAAGATAGCTACCTTCGCATGGCTAGCGAAAGCGTATATACAGATATTCTTGCAAATATATCAGTTATTCATTATGCAGGAAGCGTTAAGCCCTGGATGGATACTTCAAAGCCCGTAGAAACTATGCCGAGCATCAGCATTTGGCAGCACTACAAAAAGCTTGCCTCGAACGTTTTATGA